The DNA region GACGGAAATTGCGATGATTCCTAGAGGAGTGAAGTTTCAAGCGGAACTGCCCAAGGGCGATGCGTGCGGCTACATGCTGGAAATCTACGGCAACCATATGATCCTCCCTGATCTTGGCCCTATTGGCTCGAACGGGCTTGCAAATCCTCGTGATTTTCAAAGCCCGGTGGCCGCCTACGAGGAGCGATCTGGTGACTTTCAGCTACTCTGCAAGTATGGTGGTAAATTCTTTACAGCAGCCATCAGTCATTCGCCACTGGACGTCGTAGCTTGGCATGGAAACTATGCTCCCTATAAATACGATCTCAAGCTGTTCAATACGATAAACACAGTCAGCTACGATCATCCTGATCCCTCAATCTTCACCGTACTGACCTCGCCGTCAGAGCACCCTGGTTGTGCCAACGTTGATTTCGTAATTTTTCCACCGAGGTGGATGGTGGCAGAGGATACCTTTCGCCCTCCCTACTATCATCGCAATGTGATGAGTGAGTACATGGGGTTGATTCATGGGGCTTACGATGCCAAACCTGATGGAGGCTTTGAGCCTGGTGGGGGAAGCTTGCACTCTTGCATGGCTGCCCATGGTCCCGAGGCCAAGGTTTTTGATCGTGCTAGTGATGTGGAGCTAAAACCAGAGTATCAAGGCAACACGTTAGCTTTCATGTTTGAGTCGTCTTACATCTATAAAACCACAGCTTTTGCAATGGATACTCCCACTTTACAAGAGGACTATCACCAATGCTGGCAGGGCTTGAAACCGCGATTTGACCCCAAAAAGCCCTAACGAGAGGAGGGCTGCTGTGAAGTCGCCGGAATTATCGGAACTGCTTGCTTATCTTCGACAAGAAAACTTGATTCAGGCTGAAGAGATTGTCCAACCGCAAAGTCTGGGGCAAGTCGTTAGCGATAGCCGTCAGCTAAAGGCTGGTGATGTGTTTATCGCTTATCAAGGGGTGAGCTTCGATTCTCACGAGACCTTATGTGATATGACGGCAAACGGTGCAGGCCTGGTCATTCTCGATAAACCCAAATTTTTGCCGGATGTAAAGGGCTTCAATCATATCTTGGTGAAAAACTCCCGAAAGGTTTGGGCGTATATTGCTGCGATGGTTCATGGTCATCCCGAAACTCGTGTCCCCATGTATGGAGTCACTGGAACCAATGGTAAAACCTCATCAGCTTGGTTGAGTCAGTCTCTTTTAAAGCCAGTTGGCAAGAAGGTTTTTGTTATTGGTACCATGGGGGCTTTCCTAGGCGATGAGTTCTTTCCAACCCGTCACACAACACCTGATCCAGACGAACTCTTCTCACTTTTAAAAGCTGCTGCTGATCGTGGCGCTGATCTTATTGTGATGGAGGTGTCCTCTCACGCGATTGTTCAGGAAAAGCTTGGCCCTATCCGTTTTCAAGGGGTTTTGTTCACAAGCTTCTCAAGGGATCACCTGGATTTTCATGAGACCATGGAAGAGTATTTTGATGCCAAGTTGCAGGCGTTTCGTACCTATTTGGAGGCGGGGGGAGCAAAGGTTGCCCATGAAAGTGTGATGCCGCTCTTGCAGGCTAAGGGTGAGGAGCGAGTGATCTCCTATGGGAGTCGCGGCGATTGGCAAATGAGCTTGCAAGAAGCGTCTTTAGATGGCTGTCGTTTGCAACTGCAATATGAAAGTCATCAGTGTAATTTGAACGTTCCCCTTGTGGGCGACTTCATTGTTCAAAACCTAGTGGGGGTATTAATCCTACTGAGAGAACATTGGCAAAGCACAAGTCTACAAGAACTCTTGAACCAACTTTCGACGGTGCCTGGAAGGTTGGAGCGGGTGCAATCGCAAGGATCTGACGAGCGTGTGGTTCTCGTGGACTACGCTCATACGCCAGATGCATTGGAGAAATGCCTTGCAAGCCTGAGACCTCTCGCTACCAAGCGACTTGTCGTGGTCTTCGGTTGTGGTGGCGATCGGGATCGGGGTAAGAGGCCGCTGATGGCACAAGCGGCAGCTCGCTATGGGGAT from Pseudobacteriovorax antillogorgiicola includes:
- a CDS encoding UDP-N-acetylmuramoyl-L-alanyl-D-glutamate--2,6-diaminopimelate ligase — protein: MKSPELSELLAYLRQENLIQAEEIVQPQSLGQVVSDSRQLKAGDVFIAYQGVSFDSHETLCDMTANGAGLVILDKPKFLPDVKGFNHILVKNSRKVWAYIAAMVHGHPETRVPMYGVTGTNGKTSSAWLSQSLLKPVGKKVFVIGTMGAFLGDEFFPTRHTTPDPDELFSLLKAAADRGADLIVMEVSSHAIVQEKLGPIRFQGVLFTSFSRDHLDFHETMEEYFDAKLQAFRTYLEAGGAKVAHESVMPLLQAKGEERVISYGSRGDWQMSLQEASLDGCRLQLQYESHQCNLNVPLVGDFIVQNLVGVLILLREHWQSTSLQELLNQLSTVPGRLERVQSQGSDERVVLVDYAHTPDALEKCLASLRPLATKRLVVVFGCGGDRDRGKRPLMAQAAARYGDHLLITSDNPRTEDPQQIIDDIVAGLPADAKARCTVEIDRRQAIATAVGMLNPRDCLLIAGKGHEDYQIIGKDRIDFDDRLVARDAMDNI
- the hmgA gene encoding homogentisate 1,2-dioxygenase yields the protein MTQDYQYIQGFGNHISTEALPGALPYGKNSPQKPPYGLIPELLSGTAFTARRHENLRTWLYRIRPSVLQGAFAPATGFEAIQSAPLGDDHITPQQLRWDPMPKPSGSTHLIQGMVTVAANGDAAMRAGSAIHLYSANESMKDEYFYNSDGDLLIVPQSGELLLKTEFGTMSVEPTEIAMIPRGVKFQAELPKGDACGYMLEIYGNHMILPDLGPIGSNGLANPRDFQSPVAAYEERSGDFQLLCKYGGKFFTAAISHSPLDVVAWHGNYAPYKYDLKLFNTINTVSYDHPDPSIFTVLTSPSEHPGCANVDFVIFPPRWMVAEDTFRPPYYHRNVMSEYMGLIHGAYDAKPDGGFEPGGGSLHSCMAAHGPEAKVFDRASDVELKPEYQGNTLAFMFESSYIYKTTAFAMDTPTLQEDYHQCWQGLKPRFDPKKP